The window CCCGACCCGGACCCGGCCCCCCCATGGCTCGAAGAACCAGCGGCCCGTCACCCGCTACGCCGTTGGACGCGTGCTCGCCACCGGGGAGTCCTACACCCGACCCGCACACCACAAGAAGGGAACTAAGCCCCGGCGAACGACCAACGACGGCCGTGATCGCGGCACGGAATAAGCGGCTGTCAGCCGATGTCCCAAGATGCCAGGCTCGTGTTGCAGTGCAAGCAGCGGAACAGGTATGCGGTTGGCTCGCCAGTGCGGTCCAGCCCCCGCAAGAACTCCTCGGTATCTGTCGGCGACCAGCCGTAACGCCGGTGATCTGCACGGAGCATGACGAGGGCCTCTGGGTAGGCCTCAAGCTCGCGATACCCGGCAGGGCCGAGAAAGGCCGCGCCGTCGCCACAGTGGTACAGCCAGGTCTCCTGCTGCCAACCCGCAAAGCCGGGAGTGCGTCGGGTGATTTCTTCGACGACCGACAGCGGCACGTCGTCGGGGACGTCAACTGCATCGCTGAACATCGCAGACATGTCGGAGTCCCCATCGCCTCCGCCTGAGATGCTCAGGGCCAGCGACGCTGCCCCGGACTGGATGCAGTGAAGGCAGAGGGAATCTGGTTGCCGACCGTAGACAGGTCCTTGATAGCGGATCTGGCGATCCAGGCCACAGACACTGCAGACATGGTCGGTGCGCAACGCGGACCCGGAGGCCAGCGGATCGGGGTGGTATCGAAAGGTCGGCTCTGCCACGGGACCATCCTCCCAACCAGAAGCGGGCACCGTGAAGCCGGTATCCGTTTGCCGCGATGCGGCACCCGCTCACGCGAAGATCAGAGGTTAAACGGCGAGCTTAAGGGATGTCCTGTATTGCTCGTCGGGACGGTCCATCCGGCGGAGGCGAGATTGTGTAGACGGGCGATGCCGAGCATGGCGTGGTGGATGCCGTCGCCTTTGAGGCGACAGTCGCGCAGGATCTTCCAGCTCTTCATACGGGCGAAGGTGTGCTCGATGCGGGCGGGAACCTGTTTGTGGGACCGGTTGTGTTCCTCCTTCCAGGCCGGGAGTTCGGCTTGCCCGGCCGCTCGCCGGTGCGGGATCACCAGTCCGGTGCCCTGGTAGCCGCCATCGGCGATCGTCGTGGTGGTGCCCACAGCAGCCTTGGCGTCGGATTCCTCCCAGCCGCGGGAGTCATGGCGATTGCCGGGCAGCGGTCGGCCGACCACGACGACCAAGCGGGTGACGGCGTCGATCACAACCTGATGGGTAGTCGAGTAGCAGTAGTTCTTGGACTGTTCGGCGATGGAATGGTCGCGAGTGGGCACCACTGTGCCGTCCACGATGAGCACGGTGTCCTCGCGGAACCGCCGACGAGGCTGGAGCGCGAGCCAGGGGCCGAGGTGGTCAATGATGCGGTCGGCCGCGGACTTCGAGATGGCGAAGAGCGGGGCAAGCCGACGCGTCGTCAAGTGTGTGCGCCAGTACGTCGTCACGAACAGCGCGCGGTCTTCCAGTGGCAGACGCCACGGACGGCCCCGCCGCACGGCATCCGCGCCCTCCCGTCGCTACGCGGACACCAATCTGCCGAAGCAGCGCGGGCTCAGCGCAGTGAATGGAGCTGCCCAGGACGGCTCGGACGCCGTGATCACAACTGCTGCCACAGCCCGTCATCATCGCAAGGCAAGGTCGCTTCGCCTCGACCAAGATGGGCGCCCGCGACTACACGCTCCGTACTGCAATGCCGGCTCAAGCTGCGATGTCGGCCTCGGGTCGGAGGGCAGGGCCGAGCAGCAGACCACCGTCCAGGACGAATTCCGAGCCCGTGGCGAAGGATGCGTCCTGGGAGGTGATGAAGAGCAGCAGGCGGGTGATGTCGGCAGGTTCGGCCAGGCGGGGAATGGCGAAGGGGTCGGGCGAATAGAAGTCGGCGATGGCCGGCTGGCCTGCGACGGTGGGTTCATTGATCAGCGGTGTGGAGACGACACCGGGGTGGATGGAGTTGACCCGGATGTTGTCCCGTCCCAGCTCCAGCGCGGCCGTTTTGGTCAGTCCGCGCACGGCCCACTTGCTGGCGGTGTAGGGGGCGTAGAAGGCCGTGCCAACGTGGGCCATGGTCGAGGCGATGTTGACGACGGTTCCGCCACCGCCCCTGCGCATCGACGGAGCCACGGCCCTGATACCGAGGAACTGTCCGGTGACATTGACGCTGAAGGTGTGCTCCCAGCTGCGGAGTTCGGTGTGCTCGATAGGGGCCGCAGGGTTCTGGACGCCCGCGTTGTTCACCAGGATGGTGACCGGCCCGAAGTGGCCTTCGACTTCTCGCACAGCCGCCGCCCAGTCGTCCTCGCTGGCGACATCCAGGTGAACGGACAGAGCCCGATGACCGAGCTGAGCGGCGAGATCGCGGCCGGCGTCGTCGTCGCGGCCGGCGATGACGACGTTGGCTCCCTCGGCGTAGTAGCCCTGCACATGGCTGCTGCCCATGCCCCCGCTGCCGCCCGTGACTATGACGGTCTGGCCCTCAAAGCGTTTCATAGTGCATCATTCCAGTCGCATTAGTGGTGAGCTGAGTGACTCACCTCTTCTCTCAAGGTAAGAGCTGGACCGGAGGTGAGTCAAGTGACTCACCTCGCAGTGACGGGCATACTGGAGGGCATGACGGCACAGCCTTCGGAATACCACCGGCGCGTGGCAGCGCAGAAGCGGACGTCCATCATCGAGGCAGCGACGAAGCTGTTCCTCGACTCCGGCTACGACGGCACCTCGCTGGCCCGCATCGCCGAGGCGGCCGGAGTGTCGAGGGCGACTCTGTTCAAGCAGTTCAGCACCAAGGCGGCCCTGTTCGAGGCGATCGTCACCGAACACTGGAAGATCGACGACGAGGAGGCGCCTTCCCCCGAGCCAGGCAACCTCCGCGCAGGGCTTGAGACCATCGGACACCGATACGTGGCGCTTCTCACCCAGCCCGGCATGGCCGCCCTCTTCCGCATCGTCATCGCCGAAGTACCGCGCTTCCCGGAGCTCGGCGAGACCCAGTTCAAGCTCGGCAAGATGCCCTACTTCGAATCGGTCCGGCGCTACCTGGCGGCGGAAAACGCCGCCGGTACAGCCCTGCTTGACGATGCGGAGATGGCAGCGACCCAATTCCTCGGGATGATCTCCAACTACGTGTTCTGGCCGCGGATGCTGCTCGCCCGCTGGGAGCCCGACGACTCCTCCGTCATGAACGCGGTCGATCAAGCGGTGCTGACCATGGTCGCCCGATACGGCGCGCCGGGGCCTCACCGCGCCTGAGAGACCAGCGCCTCACCGCTCCGCGTAACCAGCCCCGGTACCTCCCGCACAGGCAGGCCCCGCGACCCCGTCCAGAACACGATCGCCCACACCAGTTCCGGAGCTACTTGGACTGCCGCCTTCGCGATGGAGGTGCACCCGACAGCCCCCGGCCCCGCGGTCGGTCGAAGCCAAAGACCGATTACGGGACAGCCCTCAAGCGCTGTCCCGTAACTGCTGGTCAGAGGAGATGACTTTGGGACGTCTCACGGAAGGGTCAGAGACTGAAACGGCCACATGTCCCCTCAGCCGCCTACGATGCGGGTATGTCATCGTCTGGGATCGCTCCGGGAAGCCGTCGCGGGGGAACGAGATCGACTGGCCTGGCGCCGGCGCGAGCGGATCGGATCATCAGAGTACTGTCGTGGTGGTGGGCGTCTGCGCCCCTCCTCCTGTTCACCCCGGCGATCGCGTATGCGATGGGGTTGCCGGACGTGAGACGAGAGATCGGCTGGGCCTTCGGCCTGATGGCCCTGTTCACTGCCGTGTTTGCGTCGGCAGCGGGATTCGTGGTGGCTCAGGTTGGGGACCGGCGAGAAGCACGCGGGCGATTCCTGATCATGGCCGTGTTGTCCAGTGTGCCGATTCTCTTCTTCTTGTTCTTCGGAGTGCTGTTCCCCGAGTGCCCGGACGGGTACCACTGCTAAGGGCTGCCTCGTAACTGCAGTCACCAGGTGTCTGGCGTGATCACGGCTTCGGAGTCAACCTTTGCGCGGCTTGGAGCCTGCCGACTCCGAAGAGTCGGCGCCGCTGGCAGAGCTACTTGAGCGCATGGAGTTGGTTGGGCAAGGTAGACGGAATCTTCGAGATGTACCCTCTTCAGGACCCGGCTCCAGCTGGAACGTGAGCGGTTGGCAGAGAGGTCGGCCCACGGGACGCAGGCCCCGCGGAACTGTCCAGAAAGTAGCGGTGGTTGAGACTAATTCCGTCCTCGTTGTCGCTCTCTCCGACGCCGACGTTCCTGCTCGACCATTCTTTGACGGGTTCTCTCCTTGATGGCGGCGCGGCTAGAGGGAAGACCGTGCTCGCGCGCGTACCTCTGTTCCTGCATCGGCCAGATGATTACCACGAACACCATCCACACCAACAGAAGCAGGCCGAGCAGCCCAAGCGCACACCATCCGACCATCGGCCATGAGATGTCATGCATCCGCCCGAGTAGGGCCAGTACTGCGCTGGTGGCAAGCGTGCCGAGCACCGCGATGCCGACACCTTCCAACCACCGTTCCAACCTGGGCGACATGACCCACCCCCTGTCGCCCAAAGTAGCGGGATGCGAGGGCAAGCGCCTCCCAAATCGATGACGATTCGAGCAACGACCCTGGGTAAGGGTTGTCCCGCGATCGCCGACGGGCGTGCGGCGACAGCTACCAACCCTCGCAGCATTGCCGGGCTCGTCCGCATGAGGACGATCCTGCGCCCCCTGATCCACCGCATCTGACGCCGCATGCTGCTCCACCAGGAATTACGGGACAGCCGGCGGATGACTCCTAATGTGGGCACGGGCCGCTGACCAAACGGTGTTGCGTGAAGTGAGGAAATCTCGCGTGCGTCTACCCGGCCCAGCAGAGCCTGCCGGTGTACGCCGCCCCCGTGACGTCGGGCCACGTACCGAGCCGGGTCAGACCGGGCTTCACGCACATGTCGCGCTCATTGGCGCCCTCGACGTGGATGATGATGTCGGGGCGGCGCGTCGCAGTGCCCGTACCAGCCGTAGAGGTCCTTCCAGTGGAAGCCGCATGTGAACTGCGCAGCGGCCTGCTCGTCAGCGGCCGCGGCGCTGGCTGTGGCGCCGACTGACAGCAGCCCAGCCGTGGCGAGCGCGACGGCCAAGGCGGTCGCTCCTTTCAGCGGCATTGCCTTCTTCATGGGTTCTCCTTTGATCGACGATGCTGGTCACAAGCGGGCACGACCGGTATGGAGATGGGCCGTCCAACCGTTTCCGCTCCGCCTCGAAGTTCCGTTGAAGCGGGTCGGCAACGTGGCTGTTGCGGCCGAATCCAGTCCAGGTGTAGAGGCCCAGACGTTGTTCACGTTCGAAACCCTGGTGCCGAACAAACAACTGCTGAAAAATGTGACGGCGTCGTCCGGGTGTGACGTGGGGGAACGGGGATCTACGGGGAGGTGCGGCGATGCCGCGCAAAGAGCGACCGCTGGATGCCGGGGACGGTCCGTTACTGGAGTTCGCCACGGGCCTGAGACAGTTGCGGCAGAAGGCGGGTGGTCCGTCGTACCGGAAGCTGGCGGAACAGGCGCACTATTCGATCTCGACCT is drawn from Streptomyces liliifuscus and contains these coding sequences:
- a CDS encoding SDR family NAD(P)-dependent oxidoreductase, giving the protein MKRFEGQTVIVTGGSGGMGSSHVQGYYAEGANVVIAGRDDDAGRDLAAQLGHRALSVHLDVASEDDWAAAVREVEGHFGPVTILVNNAGVQNPAAPIEHTELRSWEHTFSVNVTGQFLGIRAVAPSMRRGGGGTVVNIASTMAHVGTAFYAPYTASKWAVRGLTKTAALELGRDNIRVNSIHPGVVSTPLINEPTVAGQPAIADFYSPDPFAIPRLAEPADITRLLLFITSQDASFATGSEFVLDGGLLLGPALRPEADIAA
- a CDS encoding DUF6355 family natural product biosynthesis protein, whose translation is MCVKPGLTRLGTWPDVTGAAYTGRLCWAG
- a CDS encoding CbrC family protein, translated to MAEPTFRYHPDPLASGSALRTDHVCSVCGLDRQIRYQGPVYGRQPDSLCLHCIQSGAASLALSISGGGDGDSDMSAMFSDAVDVPDDVPLSVVEEITRRTPGFAGWQQETWLYHCGDGAAFLGPAGYRELEAYPEALVMLRADHRRYGWSPTDTEEFLRGLDRTGEPTAYLFRCLHCNTSLASWDIG
- a CDS encoding TetR/AcrR family transcriptional regulator is translated as MTAQPSEYHRRVAAQKRTSIIEAATKLFLDSGYDGTSLARIAEAAGVSRATLFKQFSTKAALFEAIVTEHWKIDDEEAPSPEPGNLRAGLETIGHRYVALLTQPGMAALFRIVIAEVPRFPELGETQFKLGKMPYFESVRRYLAAENAAGTALLDDAEMAATQFLGMISNYVFWPRMLLARWEPDDSSVMNAVDQAVLTMVARYGAPGPHRA